AGTTTGTCGCGACCCACAACATCGATGTCACACTGATAAAACTCTCGAAATCGCCCGCGTTGAGACCTTTCTCCACGATAAACTTTGCCAATTTGACTCCGCTTAAACGGAAATTGAAGTTGACCAAAATTCTCTGCCACATATCGCGCCGTTGGCACGGTCAAATCAAACCGCAAACTCAAATCATTATCGCCCTTATTAAAGCGATAGATCTGCTTCTCAGTTTCGCCGCCAGCCTTGGCTAGGAGCGTCTCCGTGCGCTCAATCACCGGCGTGTCAATTGGCGAATAACCAAAACGCGCGTGATTTTTCTTGATAATCTCTAAAATCCGATCAAATTCAATCTGCCACTCGGGCAAAAGTTCCATCATTCCGGGCAATGGTTTTGTGTTCATTTTCATAATCTTATCATACCATTTTTACAAGAAATTTTCAAATTTTTATGCTATAATTGAAGAATGAAAACCGCCCTCAAAATCCCCTTAGCAGAAAAACTCCGCCCCCAAACTCTTGACGAAGTCATCGGCCAAGAGCATCTTTTGGGTGGAGACGGAATTTTGCGCCAAATTGTAGAAAAAAAGGAGCCCGTTAGCCTGATTTTTTGGGGGCCGGCCGGAACGGGCAAAACTACACTTTCAAGGATTATCGCGCGAGAGATGAATGCAGATTTTATTGAAATTTCAGCCGTTATTTCTGGTAAAAAAGATATTGAAAAAGTTATCGAGAGAGCCCGACAGAATTGGAATTTACAGATTAGAACCGTGTTGTTTGTCGACGAAATTCATCGCTTCAACAAGTCTCAGCAAGACGCGTTTTTGCCCCACATCGAAAGTGGCTTGATCTCTCTTATCGGCGCCACAACAGAGAATCCCGCCTTCGAAATTATTGCGCCGCTTATCTCGCGCAGCCGCGTCCTTACCCTCAATCCGCTCAGCGAGTTCAACATTATCGAAATTATCTCGCGAGCGATCTCTAAAGTTTCGCCCAAAACTCAAATTGACGGCGATGCGCTTCAACTTCTTGCGCGGATATCTGGAGGCGATGCTCGAAGTACACTCGGTCATCTGGAAATAATTCTCACTTTCGAAAAAAAGAAAATCACGCGCAAATCTGTCGAAAAATTCGCACAGGATTCTTCAATAACTTACGATAAATCCGGCGAAGAGCATTATAACACAATTTCAGCATTTATCAAGTCAATGCGGGCGGGCGATGTGGACGCTACAGGATTTTATCTCGCAAAGATGCTAAAAGCAGGCGAGGATCCCAGATATATTGCGCGCAGAATGGTGATTTTTGCCAGCGAGGACATCGGACTTGCCGGCAATGGTGCGCTAAGTCTGGCTGTTTCGGCGTTTGACGCAGTGGAACGCATCGGTATGCCACAGGCGGGCTACAATCTGTTTCACTGCGCAGTAGCACTGGCTAAAAGTAAGAAATCACGCGAGACAACTGGAGTGATGTACCAGTCCTACGATCTAGCAGAAAAATTCCCGCACGCAAGAGTCCCGCTCCACCTTCGAAATTCTACCTCTAAAATCACAGAAGAACTCGGCTATACTGAAGGATACGAGTGGACCGCCGGCTTTAAGCATGAAAAGGACTATCTTCCACCAGAAGTCCGCGCCTACAAGAATAACTCCGCGCACAACAAAGATCTCGGCCACGGCGTATGGACTCATCAAACCGAGGATTTAATCCAAAATTCAAAAACATAAAACAGCCTTGCAGTGATTTGGAAAGGTTGTTTTGAACTTAATTTTATTCAGAATTATTTTCTGGGAGAACATTTTCTAGCCAAAGTTTCAAGTCCTCCAAAACATTTTCTTGCGCTTTGGAGAGATCTGATTGCGCGGAAACCTCTTCCATTTCTTTCAAGAATTGCGGCAGCATTTTTTGGATATTTTCAGCGCGATATTTTTCCCACGCGGATTTTTCATCCAAGGTCAGTGATTTAGGAAAAATTCGAGCCTTGTAATGAAGTAGCAATTTTGGAAGTCGCTCATCTGTAAAATCAGGGTTAAAATCGGCAAGTTGACGCGCATTAGCATTGCGGACAGCCTCAACTTTTTTCTTATCGATGTCCGGCAAAAATCCGTCATATAGCATTTCCTCTGGCTGTTTTTCAATATTTTCTTCAGAATCGCTGTAATTTTGACTGCGTTTCTCGAAAGCAGAACGAAGATTTTCGCAAAAAACTGGATTCTGCTTCAAAATTTCAGAGTTCTTCAAGATTTCAGCCTTGTCGATTTTAAGCCTTTCGAAATTTTCTTCCGTTAAAACACCAAATGGCGCGACCGCCGGACAGCGATTATATTGGAGAATTTTAGCAGGAATTGGCAAAAAATCCGTATTATCTCGCTCGGACCAAGAACTTTCAAGATTATCAATAATTTCTTCTACTGACATCTGTAAAAACGGCTCGGGAGAAATGCGTAAATCCCAAATGACAGCATTACGGTTGGGTGCAGGAGCCACAATTTGCGCGGGCGAAGTCTTCTCAAACTCAGCAGAAAATCGCCCAGAAGTATAGACAAACGGTGTTGGATTTTCAAGATTAATGAGTTTCTGAACTTCCGACTTTTCTCGCATTTTTAGCAAGTAGTCCAGCATTTGGGGTTGCGATTTTTTAAGAAGTTTAGCGACCTCAATCAAGCCAATGACATCAGCCAAAGCATCGTGGGCGTTTTCATGCTCGATGCCGTTTTCCTTCGTCAAAAGTTCGAGTTTATTTGAGGGGAATTTTTCGCCCGTTTCAGGATTTTCGACAAAAGGCCAATTGATGCCGTCAGGCCTGAGCGCGCGCACCATTCGAACAACGTCGAGAAAGTCCCAGCGACTTCGACCATCCTTCCACTGCCACTCATACGGGTCGAAAAAATTGCGCCAAAACAGATGTCGCATATGCTCATCGTCAAAGCGGATATTGTTGTAGCCGACCGCGATTGTGTCTGGCGTGAAGAATTCTTCGGCGCACATTCGAGCAAATTCCGCCTCCGTGTAGCCCTCTTCAACAGTCTGTTGCGGGCTGATTTTGGTCACCATAAGCGCGCCCGGACTCGGCAGAACATCATCATTCAGTCGCACCAGAATATTCACAGGCTTGCCAATTGGCTCAAAATTCACATCTGTTCTCTGTCCAGCAAATTGCATAATCCGATCTCGGCGCGGGCTAAATCCGCTGGTTTCAAGATCATAAAAAAAGAAGGTTTTCATACTTTGATTTTACATTATTTTAACTCAAAAAGCAAATGCTTTGAATTTTTGCCTGAATGTGTTATAATTTATTTGTTGTCGAAGTTTTTCAAAACTTCACTCGACTAGCCAGAGAAAGGCTCGCACATTAAAGGAGGAAAAAATGACAAATCCATTCCCATACTCTACAAATCCTACTGGCCTTGCGCTACACATAACCGGAAAGTTGATCGAAAAACCTTACGGAAACAAGGGCAATAATCACACTTCGAAAGACAAAAAAGAAGTTTTTCGAAAAGATGAAGAGGCGGAAAAATAACCGCATTCCGAAGAAGTAGGAGGTTCTTATATGGTTTTCAACCCTTTTGAAAAACCCACCCCGATCACGATGGGGGATTTTCTATATAGTCCATCTAAGGGACACCTACCGCTCGCTATCATGCGATATGACGTACCAGAGATGATGAAATCAAAGACAGCAACTTTGATTTTTTCAAATATCGAATATGCATTTTTCGAAATAGCGAGAGATATTCCAGATAAAGCATCTCTCGAGGTCGTAAAATCGGCCTTCGAGAGTATGCTCAGCAAAGAAAGGATCGAAGAGATCGTCAATTTTGTCGAGAGCCTTCGAAAATAAACTCCAAAAAGCACCGCCATTCACTCGAAAGGCGGTTTTCTTTTTAATCTTCCCACTCAGAGTCAACAAGTTCAAAATAATTTTCCGCAATACAGATGACGCTATTATTCAAAGCACCTTGACCGCGGAGTTCGCGCTCGATACCCATCTTGCGCAAAATGTCGCGCAGACGATTCACGCCATGAATATTGCCAAAGTTGGTCCGCCGAGCAAACTTCTCAATCTTGTCACCGCGGACAACAAAGTACTCATCGCCGTCGTCATCTTCCGCTCGCTCAACCCACCAACTCTTGGAAATTTCTTCTTCCGAAAGAGAAATCACTGCGAGATCTTCATCATCGAGAGATTCAGATTCTTCTTCGAGAGCCAATTCTTGTGCGCGCTTTTCTTCAACTTTCTTTCGAAGAGCCCGAAGAACATCTTTCAGCCCCTGATGAGCGCTCGACGAAATCGCAAAAATCTCGGCATCGCCCGCAACTTTTCGAAGATTTTCAATCTGAAACTCAATAAGTTCCGCATCCATGCCTTCACTTTTAGTCAATGCAACAATTTCTGGTCGAGTCAAAAGTTCTGGTTGGTATTTTCGAAGTTCTTCTCTGATAATCTGATATTTTTCTGCTGGGTTTTCTTCGTAGATATCGATTAGATGAAGTAAAACAGCCGTACGCTCAACGTGGCGCAAAAACGCATCACCAAGACCCTTACCCTCGCTAGCGCCCTCAATCAGACCTGGAATATCAGCAATCAGCAGATTGTATCCGTCAATCT
This sequence is a window from bacterium. Protein-coding genes within it:
- the sbcB gene encoding exodeoxyribonuclease I, coding for MKTFFFYDLETSGFSPRRDRIMQFAGQRTDVNFEPIGKPVNILVRLNDDVLPSPGALMVTKISPQQTVEEGYTEAEFARMCAEEFFTPDTIAVGYNNIRFDDEHMRHLFWRNFFDPYEWQWKDGRSRWDFLDVVRMVRALRPDGINWPFVENPETGEKFPSNKLELLTKENGIEHENAHDALADVIGLIEVAKLLKKSQPQMLDYLLKMREKSEVQKLINLENPTPFVYTSGRFSAEFEKTSPAQIVAPAPNRNAVIWDLRISPEPFLQMSVEEIIDNLESSWSERDNTDFLPIPAKILQYNRCPAVAPFGVLTEENFERLKIDKAEILKNSEILKQNPVFCENLRSAFEKRSQNYSDSEENIEKQPEEMLYDGFLPDIDKKKVEAVRNANARQLADFNPDFTDERLPKLLLHYKARIFPKSLTLDEKSAWEKYRAENIQKMLPQFLKEMEEVSAQSDLSKAQENVLEDLKLWLENVLPENNSE
- a CDS encoding replication-associated recombination protein A; this encodes MKTALKIPLAEKLRPQTLDEVIGQEHLLGGDGILRQIVEKKEPVSLIFWGPAGTGKTTLSRIIAREMNADFIEISAVISGKKDIEKVIERARQNWNLQIRTVLFVDEIHRFNKSQQDAFLPHIESGLISLIGATTENPAFEIIAPLISRSRVLTLNPLSEFNIIEIISRAISKVSPKTQIDGDALQLLARISGGDARSTLGHLEIILTFEKKKITRKSVEKFAQDSSITYDKSGEEHYNTISAFIKSMRAGDVDATGFYLAKMLKAGEDPRYIARRMVIFASEDIGLAGNGALSLAVSAFDAVERIGMPQAGYNLFHCAVALAKSKKSRETTGVMYQSYDLAEKFPHARVPLHLRNSTSKITEELGYTEGYEWTAGFKHEKDYLPPEVRAYKNNSAHNKDLGHGVWTHQTEDLIQNSKT
- the obgE gene encoding GTPase ObgE, with translation MFIDTAKVFIQAGRGGNGAVSFRRELYIEKGGPDGGDGGRGGDVVFRATKDLNTLLNFRYKPELKAKNGESGSKRNKTGRSGEHLIVKVPMGTLVKKDGEILADLKKDGEEAVVARGGDGGFGNAHFKSSVRQTPRVAELGEEGETFEAELELKLLADVGLVGFPNAGKSTFLSVVSNARPEIANYSFTTLTPNLGVAEIDGYNLLIADIPGLIEGASEGKGLGDAFLRHVERTAVLLHLIDIYEENPAEKYQIIREELRKYQPELLTRPEIVALTKSEGMDAELIEFQIENLRKVAGDAEIFAISSSAHQGLKDVLRALRKKVEEKRAQELALEEESESLDDEDLAVISLSEEEISKSWWVERAEDDDGDEYFVVRGDKIEKFARRTNFGNIHGVNRLRDILRKMGIERELRGQGALNNSVICIAENYFELVDSEWED